A genomic segment from Roseibium algicola encodes:
- a CDS encoding trimethylamine methyltransferase family protein yields MSDAAPSGRRGRSARRERRQAGPAGLAIPYISRNIPNFDILSDEGAERIEANTDRILAEIGLEFRDDPEVIGIWKEAGAEVDGERVRFPKGMLQELVKTAPSQFTQHARNPARNVEIGGNNLVFAPVYGPPFVTDLDKGRRYGTIEDFRNFVKLAYMSPWMHHSGGTVCEPVDLPVNKRHFDMVYSHIKYSDKPFMGSVTAPERAEDSVKMAQITFGEDFVDQNCVMIQLINANSPLVFDATMLGALKVYAKHNQACIVSPFILAGAMSPVTVAGTLSQVLAEALAGCALTQLIRPGAPVVFGAFVSSISMQSGAPTFGSPEGSLLLNGAAKLARRLNLPFRSGGSFTASKSPDAQSAQESAQTILATLQSGVNFCLHAAGWLEGGLCSSYEKFVMDADQLGMMHVLAKGIEISDETLAMDALQEVGPGGHFLGAAHTQRNFESAFFRSSIADNNSYEQWLADGQLDAAQRANARWKEQLAGYTGPELDPGIDEALLAFMTERKASFPDSNV; encoded by the coding sequence ATGTCAGACGCCGCCCCATCTGGCCGTCGAGGAAGAAGCGCCCGCCGCGAGCGCCGGCAAGCCGGACCTGCCGGCCTGGCCATTCCCTACATTTCGCGCAACATTCCGAACTTCGACATTTTGAGCGATGAAGGCGCGGAACGGATCGAAGCCAATACCGACCGCATTCTCGCTGAAATCGGCCTTGAATTCCGTGACGACCCCGAAGTTATCGGTATCTGGAAAGAAGCCGGTGCGGAAGTCGACGGCGAACGTGTCCGCTTTCCAAAGGGCATGCTTCAGGAGCTGGTAAAGACGGCCCCTTCCCAATTTACCCAGCATGCCCGCAACCCTGCGCGCAACGTTGAAATCGGCGGCAACAATCTTGTCTTTGCTCCGGTCTACGGCCCCCCTTTCGTCACCGATCTCGACAAGGGCCGGCGGTACGGCACGATCGAGGACTTCCGCAACTTCGTGAAGCTTGCCTACATGTCGCCGTGGATGCATCATTCCGGCGGCACCGTCTGTGAGCCTGTCGACCTTCCGGTCAACAAGCGGCACTTCGATATGGTCTATTCCCATATCAAATATTCCGACAAGCCGTTCATGGGGTCGGTCACCGCACCGGAACGCGCCGAAGATTCCGTGAAGATGGCGCAGATCACCTTCGGTGAGGACTTCGTCGATCAGAACTGCGTCATGATCCAGCTGATCAACGCCAATTCGCCTCTGGTTTTCGACGCCACCATGCTTGGTGCTCTCAAGGTTTATGCCAAGCACAATCAGGCTTGTATCGTTTCGCCGTTTATCCTGGCAGGCGCCATGAGCCCGGTAACCGTTGCCGGTACGCTGTCGCAAGTGCTGGCAGAGGCTCTGGCCGGCTGTGCCCTGACCCAGTTGATTCGTCCCGGTGCTCCGGTCGTTTTCGGTGCCTTCGTCAGTTCGATCTCCATGCAATCCGGCGCCCCGACTTTCGGCAGCCCGGAAGGCTCCCTACTTCTCAACGGGGCAGCAAAACTCGCCCGCAGGCTCAACCTGCCGTTCCGTTCAGGTGGCTCGTTCACCGCATCCAAGAGCCCGGATGCGCAATCTGCGCAGGAATCCGCGCAGACCATTCTGGCCACCTTGCAATCAGGTGTGAATTTCTGCCTTCACGCAGCCGGCTGGCTGGAAGGCGGATTGTGCTCTTCCTACGAAAAGTTCGTCATGGATGCCGACCAGCTCGGCATGATGCATGTACTTGCCAAGGGCATCGAAATCTCTGATGAAACTCTGGCGATGGACGCGCTTCAAGAAGTCGGTCCCGGTGGCCATTTCCTCGGCGCGGCGCACACGCAGCGCAATTTCGAGAGCGCTTTCTTCAGGTCCTCGATCGCCGACAATAACTCCTACGAGCAATGGCTCGCAGACGGGCAACTGGATGCCGCACAACGTGCCAATGCCCGCTGGAAGGAACAATTGGCGGGTTACACGGGCCCCGAACTTGACCCGGGCATCGACGAGGCGCTGCTGGCTTTCATGACCGAACGCAAGGCGTCTTTCCCGGACAGCAACGTCTGA
- a CDS encoding type I polyketide synthase: MASLTSNIDILGYSTRLPGANDSAEFWSLLKNGECAVTSVSKDRWPLARFGHPVQSTSGKTYTWAAGQLDDVWGFDPSFFGVSPREAVQMDPQQRLLLQLVWEALEHANIRPSDLAGSNTGVYVGASSLDYHHRFLVDPAMADMQFMTGNTLSIVSNRISYIYDLRGPSFTVDTACSSSIVALHEAVSAIESGQIDTAIVCGVSLLLSPFAFVGFSRATMLSPTGLCQAFDANGDGYVRSEGGAVVVLRAARAGIPEGAKSHGKLLATGINADGRTVGLSLPSPYAQADLLREIYEGLEINPTDLAFVEAHGTGTRVGDPAEADALGKVIGQKRDKALPIGSVKTNVGHLEPVSGLVGLLKSVMALREDLLPQSLHFRNPNPDIPFDELNLKVAGEAVSLERNGTRRLAGVNSFGFGGTNAHAVIGDPDPETAEASTAPVDAPLVISARSKEALQQLAGKFAERLDNEADETAGNVIASSAHGRDLLSERLVVLGKTKAEKLDALRSFAESGDENADVVSGSVIKSNAKVGFVFSGNGSQWAGMGQEAYQADTPFRTAFDKVDKIFMGLSGWSLVTTLFAEDLEADLERSEIAQPLLFAIQVGIVESLRQRGITAAGTAGHSVGEVAAAWCAGALNLEQAVRVIRARSSEQEVVRDLGSMAALLLPADQAVAAIAESGLPRLELAADNSPRSVTISGDSESLDAFAKFARKKKWAMRRLNLAYPFHSALVDPIEKPLLAALDGLSPTDVSLPFYSTVTPDERDVRVDAEYWWHNVRQPVRFAAAMENMAADDFSVLIEIGPKPVLGTYVNDVLRAKGKKAKVLETLKEPSKKAAAAAGNPLDRIAASVVAHGGQTDLIRFVGERPGHLVPLPSYPWQNSEYRPENSPERVDFMFGQTWPLLGYRLRQDTAEWFNHIDSGSLPFLQDHKVEESIVYPAAGYIEMSLRAALRWSRSDQIELRDFDILRPLVIEGDEVWETQVRISPDDHVVEILSRPRLSDNDWSLNARGTFLTPSTTSRTPWAKPGDSVLSELDHETLYTVTKSFGLNYGPAFRRADKVVKHSNTSATVMLLPQDESLADYSFSLCPTLVDAGFHGLFALLDGVEDVPQNTSFLPIRLGTLRLLAPETLPASVRIEVTKASPRSIEASFEFLDAEGLTIARLTKTRFKAVTLGQDTRPDDLVYRQIATLLPAQDRISPLQETFEGLPSLAGNLDLLGADDQELDDSRVLIEALGRTIAHKTLFDLFADRKIELASLVATGDLHETAVPLAASLFGWLAESGLCTESDEGFELTDPSGNPDASALLQALTDGGGEHIAEAALLARLWTGLSDILKFGLQEASGKEYSSSLFDAYRSSSPGKRALSSALQSGVQSLISSWPSDQALRVLLVGANGGLAAAIDAALDPTYMALTVTDATSSAVGRGERLWQGSSATEFVEPGEVSFTFDRHFDIVLFDTSLAEIDADTLKRFTKSMVPGGLVLGAEPLPHPLTDLIMGVGSSWWDEGATAEFPISRQQADWTKTLEAAGLAEVQTVPLKSTLIEADLLCARAGDRAEEASDTDEEAPETEVEKKKYLLLTSSEGASHRLAEGLKACLTRKGHTATLLVPGEVTEQLGDDIWSVALGDKVEAQVADEALNALVAAHNGRVVHLLGAYAAPADALASVDSRAFSLMTLLKALGPNGGEFTVLAPAGAQDIAGGKPAAPEQAGIWAFGRVVMNEYPDANLKLIDVSPDLEPGIAAARVADEILVANCEREIVLDSKTRSGIRLVKGGVLSSVTLPEGAKPAMRLDILRQGSLDQLSWHAVERKPLEGKDVEIAVEASGLNFRDVMWALGLLPEEALEDGFAGPTLGMECCGHVVGCGPDVTRFRPGDKVITFAPACFASHVTVDESGCAPMPSTVSAEEAATIPVTFLTAYYALVHLAALSEGETVLIHGGAGGVGLAALQIAKWRGAKIIATAGSEDKRNTLKLLGADVVLDSRSLAFVDAVMEETAGEGVDVVLNSLFGEAMERSIEVLKPFGRFLELGKRDYYGNTRIGLRPFRQNLTYFGIDADQLLTRQPKLAVDLFVKLVELFEAGTLRPLPHRLFEAADVVDAFRLMQQAGHIGKIVIRPPAVPENVPTKREISFDGEAVYVVAGGFGGFGAALLHRLADHGAKSLAVLSRRGASSEDAQEVLAQLTKRGISIKGYACDITNEAAVKKALAEIRSEGHQIKGVFHTAMVLNDVLIANMDHDGLTKVLAPKVRGAELLDKLTSDDPLDHFVLYSSATTIVGNPGQANYVAANGYLEGLARKRRAEGWPGLAVAWGAISDAGYLARNEDVNEMLSRKLGRHALTAKEALDGLMALMVQPSQDDVGLAALGYARIDWQAARKDLALVGTPLVGLLGLGDEDETGADGAIDLAAMLEGMDQVTAAQTVAKLLAAEIGKILRIAPEEIDPHKPLSDIGMDSLMALELRMSAERQLGIDIPLMSLANGATLIDLSSRVANRVLGEENASGISDETQQLASLHVDDQRQETEDLSDIAAEVENKSRELGSFL; the protein is encoded by the coding sequence GTGGCGTCGCTTACATCAAATATCGATATTCTTGGTTATTCTACCCGCCTTCCCGGCGCCAACGATTCTGCCGAATTCTGGTCATTGCTGAAAAACGGCGAATGCGCCGTTACGTCTGTCTCCAAAGACCGCTGGCCGCTGGCCCGCTTCGGACACCCGGTCCAAAGCACGTCTGGAAAGACCTACACCTGGGCTGCCGGGCAGCTGGATGATGTGTGGGGATTTGACCCCTCTTTTTTTGGTGTCTCTCCGCGTGAAGCCGTGCAGATGGATCCGCAGCAACGGCTGCTGCTGCAACTGGTCTGGGAAGCTCTGGAACACGCCAATATCCGCCCCAGTGACCTGGCCGGCTCGAACACCGGCGTTTATGTAGGTGCGTCGTCTCTCGATTACCACCATCGCTTCCTGGTCGATCCGGCCATGGCCGACATGCAGTTCATGACCGGCAACACGCTGTCGATCGTTTCCAACCGCATTTCCTACATTTACGACCTCAGAGGCCCGAGCTTCACGGTCGACACCGCCTGCTCCTCTTCCATCGTCGCATTGCACGAAGCGGTTTCCGCCATCGAGTCCGGCCAGATCGATACCGCGATCGTCTGCGGCGTCAGCCTTCTGCTCAGCCCGTTTGCCTTTGTCGGCTTCTCCCGCGCCACAATGCTGTCGCCAACAGGCCTCTGCCAGGCATTCGACGCCAATGGCGATGGGTACGTGCGCTCCGAAGGCGGCGCAGTAGTCGTTCTGCGTGCTGCGCGTGCTGGCATTCCGGAAGGTGCAAAGAGCCACGGCAAGCTGCTTGCAACCGGCATCAATGCCGACGGTCGCACTGTCGGCCTGTCGCTTCCGTCCCCGTATGCGCAAGCAGACCTCTTACGTGAAATTTACGAAGGCCTGGAAATCAACCCGACGGATCTTGCCTTCGTCGAGGCCCACGGCACCGGAACGCGCGTTGGTGACCCTGCAGAAGCGGATGCGCTTGGCAAGGTTATTGGCCAGAAACGCGACAAGGCGCTGCCCATCGGATCCGTCAAGACCAACGTCGGTCACCTTGAGCCTGTTTCCGGTCTGGTCGGACTTCTGAAATCCGTAATGGCGCTGCGAGAAGACCTCCTGCCGCAGTCGCTGCACTTCAGAAATCCGAACCCGGATATTCCGTTTGACGAGCTGAACCTCAAGGTTGCCGGTGAAGCCGTTTCCCTGGAGCGCAATGGCACCCGCAGACTTGCAGGGGTCAATTCCTTCGGTTTCGGTGGCACGAACGCTCACGCCGTCATAGGCGATCCCGATCCTGAAACCGCCGAAGCTTCGACAGCACCGGTTGACGCACCGCTGGTCATCAGTGCCCGTTCCAAGGAAGCCCTGCAGCAACTTGCCGGCAAGTTCGCCGAACGTCTCGACAACGAGGCGGATGAAACAGCCGGTAATGTGATTGCCTCAAGTGCCCACGGCCGCGATCTGCTTTCAGAGCGTCTTGTTGTTCTCGGCAAGACCAAGGCGGAAAAACTCGACGCACTGCGTTCATTCGCAGAAAGCGGCGATGAAAACGCAGATGTCGTTTCTGGCAGCGTCATCAAGTCGAACGCGAAGGTCGGGTTTGTCTTTTCCGGAAACGGGTCTCAATGGGCGGGTATGGGCCAGGAAGCTTATCAGGCCGACACGCCATTCCGGACCGCATTTGACAAGGTCGACAAGATCTTCATGGGTTTGAGCGGTTGGTCGCTCGTCACAACGCTTTTTGCAGAAGACCTTGAAGCCGATCTTGAGCGCTCCGAAATCGCGCAGCCGCTTCTGTTTGCAATTCAGGTCGGCATTGTGGAATCACTGCGCCAACGCGGCATTACTGCTGCCGGGACCGCAGGTCATTCGGTCGGTGAAGTTGCCGCAGCCTGGTGTGCAGGCGCCCTGAACCTCGAACAAGCAGTCCGCGTCATTCGCGCCCGTTCCAGTGAACAGGAAGTCGTCAGGGATCTCGGGTCCATGGCTGCCTTGCTTCTGCCGGCAGATCAGGCAGTTGCCGCCATCGCGGAAAGCGGACTGCCGAGACTTGAACTCGCTGCCGACAACAGCCCGCGAAGCGTCACAATTTCCGGAGACAGCGAAAGCCTGGATGCTTTTGCGAAGTTTGCCCGCAAGAAAAAGTGGGCCATGCGGCGCCTGAACCTGGCGTATCCATTCCACAGCGCTCTGGTTGACCCGATCGAAAAGCCTCTGCTTGCTGCATTGGATGGTCTTTCGCCCACAGACGTGTCGCTTCCATTCTATTCGACGGTTACGCCGGATGAACGCGATGTCCGCGTCGATGCAGAATACTGGTGGCACAACGTTCGTCAGCCAGTCCGGTTTGCCGCCGCCATGGAAAACATGGCAGCAGATGATTTCTCTGTCCTGATCGAAATCGGTCCCAAGCCTGTTCTCGGCACCTATGTGAACGACGTCCTGCGGGCCAAAGGCAAGAAGGCCAAGGTTCTTGAAACGCTCAAGGAACCTTCCAAGAAAGCAGCTGCCGCAGCAGGCAATCCGCTTGACAGGATCGCCGCATCCGTTGTGGCACATGGCGGCCAGACCGACCTGATCCGGTTTGTCGGCGAACGCCCAGGGCATCTGGTTCCGCTCCCATCCTACCCCTGGCAGAACTCCGAGTATCGCCCGGAAAACAGCCCTGAACGCGTCGATTTCATGTTCGGTCAGACCTGGCCGCTGCTGGGATACCGTCTGCGTCAGGACACTGCGGAGTGGTTCAACCACATCGACAGCGGTTCCCTGCCCTTCCTGCAGGATCACAAGGTTGAGGAAAGCATCGTCTATCCGGCCGCGGGCTATATCGAGATGAGCCTGCGCGCAGCGCTCCGGTGGAGCCGGAGCGACCAGATCGAATTGCGCGACTTCGACATTCTTCGTCCGTTGGTAATCGAAGGCGATGAAGTCTGGGAAACCCAGGTCCGTATCTCGCCTGACGATCATGTGGTTGAGATCCTGTCGCGACCGCGCCTGTCCGACAACGACTGGTCCTTGAATGCCCGGGGAACATTCCTGACGCCTTCAACGACTTCCAGGACCCCATGGGCGAAACCCGGCGACAGCGTTCTGTCGGAACTCGATCACGAAACGCTTTACACGGTCACCAAGAGCTTTGGCCTGAATTACGGTCCAGCTTTCCGCCGTGCCGATAAAGTGGTCAAGCACTCGAATACCAGCGCGACCGTTATGCTGTTGCCGCAGGACGAGAGCCTCGCAGATTACTCGTTCTCGCTCTGCCCGACTTTGGTGGATGCCGGTTTCCATGGCCTGTTTGCGCTCCTGGATGGTGTCGAGGACGTTCCGCAAAACACATCCTTCCTGCCGATCCGACTTGGCACCTTGCGTCTTCTGGCACCGGAAACCCTGCCGGCTTCCGTGCGTATCGAAGTCACAAAGGCGTCTCCGCGCTCGATCGAAGCAAGCTTCGAGTTCCTGGATGCCGAAGGCCTGACGATCGCCCGCTTGACCAAGACCCGGTTCAAGGCGGTTACCCTTGGACAGGACACACGTCCCGACGATCTGGTCTACCGCCAGATTGCGACGCTTCTTCCTGCGCAGGACCGTATCTCGCCGCTTCAGGAAACCTTCGAAGGCTTGCCTTCATTGGCAGGCAATCTGGACCTTTTGGGCGCCGACGACCAGGAACTCGACGACAGCCGTGTTCTGATCGAAGCGCTGGGTCGCACGATTGCGCACAAGACTCTTTTCGATCTTTTCGCAGATCGGAAAATTGAACTGGCGTCGCTTGTCGCGACCGGCGATCTGCATGAAACGGCAGTGCCGCTTGCAGCAAGTCTCTTTGGCTGGCTGGCCGAGAGCGGGCTGTGCACGGAAAGTGACGAAGGTTTTGAACTCACGGACCCGTCTGGCAATCCAGATGCATCGGCGCTTCTGCAAGCCCTGACCGATGGCGGCGGCGAACATATCGCCGAAGCAGCATTGTTGGCGCGACTTTGGACGGGTTTGTCCGATATCCTGAAGTTCGGCCTTCAGGAAGCTTCCGGCAAGGAATATTCTTCCAGCCTGTTCGACGCCTACCGCTCCTCCTCTCCTGGCAAGCGGGCCCTGTCGTCGGCCCTGCAGTCTGGTGTGCAAAGCCTGATTTCCAGCTGGCCAAGTGACCAGGCACTAAGGGTCCTTCTGGTTGGGGCAAACGGTGGCCTCGCTGCGGCGATCGATGCTGCGCTTGATCCCACCTACATGGCGCTGACCGTAACAGATGCAACGTCCTCCGCAGTTGGCAGGGGCGAGCGTCTGTGGCAGGGCAGTTCGGCGACCGAGTTTGTTGAACCAGGCGAAGTATCCTTTACCTTCGACCGGCATTTCGACATCGTGCTGTTCGATACGTCTCTTGCGGAAATCGATGCAGACACGCTGAAGCGGTTTACGAAATCCATGGTTCCAGGCGGGCTGGTGCTTGGCGCAGAACCGCTGCCTCATCCGCTCACCGACCTAATCATGGGCGTCGGCTCGTCCTGGTGGGACGAAGGCGCAACTGCCGAGTTCCCGATTTCCAGGCAACAGGCAGACTGGACCAAGACGCTGGAAGCTGCCGGTTTGGCCGAGGTCCAGACAGTACCGCTGAAGAGCACTTTGATTGAAGCCGATCTCCTGTGCGCGCGTGCGGGTGATCGCGCTGAAGAAGCATCGGACACCGACGAAGAAGCACCGGAAACTGAAGTCGAGAAGAAAAAATATCTTCTCCTGACCAGCTCCGAGGGCGCGTCTCACCGCCTCGCCGAAGGTCTGAAGGCTTGCCTGACCCGAAAAGGGCACACAGCCACCCTTCTTGTTCCGGGTGAAGTTACCGAACAGCTCGGCGACGACATCTGGAGTGTTGCGCTTGGCGACAAAGTTGAGGCCCAGGTGGCCGACGAAGCGCTCAACGCGCTTGTTGCCGCACATAACGGCCGGGTCGTTCATTTGCTCGGCGCCTATGCTGCCCCGGCCGACGCTCTCGCATCTGTTGATAGTCGTGCCTTCAGCCTGATGACACTTCTCAAGGCGTTGGGACCAAACGGCGGCGAATTCACGGTTCTGGCACCAGCCGGCGCGCAGGATATAGCCGGTGGCAAGCCAGCCGCTCCCGAGCAAGCCGGGATCTGGGCGTTTGGCCGTGTGGTCATGAACGAATACCCGGACGCGAACCTGAAGCTGATCGACGTCTCACCGGATCTGGAGCCAGGGATAGCTGCTGCACGTGTGGCCGACGAAATCCTGGTAGCCAATTGCGAGCGGGAAATCGTTCTCGACAGCAAAACCCGTTCCGGTATCCGCCTTGTAAAAGGTGGCGTCCTATCAAGCGTCACGTTGCCGGAAGGCGCCAAACCCGCCATGCGGCTGGATATCCTGCGCCAAGGCTCCCTGGACCAGCTCTCCTGGCACGCAGTTGAGCGCAAGCCGCTTGAAGGCAAGGACGTGGAAATCGCCGTTGAAGCCAGCGGTCTCAATTTCCGCGATGTGATGTGGGCACTTGGCCTGTTGCCGGAAGAAGCTCTCGAAGATGGCTTTGCCGGACCGACACTCGGCATGGAGTGCTGTGGTCATGTTGTGGGCTGTGGTCCGGACGTGACCCGCTTCCGACCGGGTGACAAGGTCATCACCTTCGCCCCGGCCTGCTTTGCATCTCATGTCACGGTCGACGAAAGTGGCTGTGCGCCGATGCCGAGCACAGTTTCCGCGGAAGAAGCTGCAACGATCCCGGTCACCTTCCTCACTGCCTATTATGCCCTTGTGCATCTGGCTGCTCTCTCTGAAGGGGAAACGGTCCTGATCCACGGAGGCGCCGGTGGCGTCGGCCTGGCCGCCTTGCAGATTGCCAAGTGGCGTGGTGCGAAAATCATTGCGACTGCAGGGTCCGAAGACAAGCGCAACACCCTGAAGCTGCTCGGGGCAGATGTTGTTCTGGACTCCAGAAGTCTGGCTTTCGTTGACGCCGTCATGGAAGAAACTGCCGGCGAAGGCGTCGATGTTGTTCTCAACTCGCTGTTCGGCGAAGCCATGGAACGCAGCATTGAGGTTCTGAAACCGTTCGGCCGCTTCCTGGAACTGGGCAAACGCGACTACTACGGCAACACCCGGATCGGCCTGCGTCCGTTCCGTCAGAACCTGACCTACTTCGGCATCGATGCCGACCAGCTTCTGACCCGTCAGCCAAAGCTGGCCGTCGACCTGTTCGTCAAACTTGTCGAGCTATTCGAAGCGGGCACGCTACGTCCCTTGCCGCATCGCCTGTTCGAAGCCGCAGATGTGGTCGACGCCTTCCGGCTGATGCAGCAGGCGGGCCATATCGGCAAGATCGTGATCCGCCCGCCCGCGGTTCCCGAAAACGTGCCGACCAAGCGCGAGATCTCGTTTGACGGTGAGGCTGTTTACGTCGTTGCCGGTGGCTTCGGCGGCTTCGGTGCAGCATTGCTCCACCGCCTTGCCGATCACGGTGCCAAGTCGCTTGCGGTTCTCAGCCGCCGGGGCGCTTCAAGTGAAGACGCCCAGGAGGTTCTCGCGCAACTGACCAAGCGCGGCATCTCGATCAAGGGTTATGCCTGCGACATCACCAACGAAGCAGCAGTCAAGAAAGCGCTTGCAGAGATCCGGTCTGAAGGACATCAGATCAAGGGCGTGTTCCACACGGCGATGGTGCTGAATGACGTGCTGATCGCCAACATGGATCATGACGGTCTGACAAAAGTGCTGGCGCCCAAGGTCCGCGGCGCGGAACTGCTGGACAAACTGACATCCGACGATCCGCTCGATCATTTCGTGTTGTATTCGTCCGCCACGACCATTGTCGGCAACCCTGGTCAGGCCAACTACGTCGCCGCCAACGGCTACCTGGAAGGCCTTGCACGCAAACGCAGGGCCGAAGGCTGGCCGGGCCTTGCTGTCGCCTGGGGTGCAATCTCCGACGCCGGGTATCTGGCCCGCAACGAAGATGTCAACGAGATGCTGTCCCGCAAGCTCGGACGCCATGCCCTGACTGCCAAGGAAGCGCTCGACGGGCTCATGGCCCTTATGGTGCAGCCTTCGCAGGACGACGTTGGCCTTGCGGCGCTTGGATATGCGCGTATCGACTGGCAGGCGGCACGCAAGGATCTGGCACTGGTCGGCACACCTCTGGTCGGTCTGCTTGGCCTTGGTGACGAGGACGAAACCGGTGCGGACGGAGCGATCGACCTTGCAGCCATGCTGGAAGGCATGGATCAGGTCACTGCCGCACAGACTGTTGCCAAGCTTCTGGCTGCCGAAATCGGCAAGATCCTGCGGATTGCACCTGAAGAGATCGATCCGCACAAGCCGCTGTCGGACATCGGCATGGATTCCCTGATGGCTCTCGAGCTGCGCATGAGTGCGGAACGGCAGCTGGGGATCGACATTCCATTGATGTCTCTCGCAAACGGAGCGACGTTGATCGACCTGTCCAGCCGTGTTGCAAACCGGGTTCTGGGCGAAGAAAATGCCTCCGGAATTTCGGATGAAACGCAGCAGCTCGCCAGCTTGCATGTGGATGACCAGCGTCAGGAAACGGAAGATCTTTCCGACATTGCTGCCGAAGTTGAGAACAAGAGCCGCGAACTTGGTTCCTTCCTGTAA
- a CDS encoding aminotransferase class I/II-fold pyridoxal phosphate-dependent enzyme yields the protein MGADDRAKLMDSLKANRRSARGRATSSSARPQAAAPKRKVYDFKELPQVKQLQMHRAAADMMGIENPFFRPHDGLAAGTSVINGSNYDNFASYNYLGLNGHTKVNEAAKAYVDKFGTSVSASRIVAGERPFHAELEAALARIHGVESSIVMVSGHATNVTTIGHLVHKGDLVLTDSFVHNSIAEGVRLSGATRMNFPHDDLDALEKMLADHRHKFDKVLVVVEGLYSMDGDFPDLKRVVKLKQAYDAWLMVDEAHSIGVLGKTGKGIAEHFGIDPTEVEIWMGTLSKTFSSCGGYIAGSKVLCDYLKVSAPGFVFSVGLSAALAGAAIASAELLEQEPERVAKLQKNGALFLELAKEAGLNTGPSAGYAVVPVIVGDSASAATLSNRLLAKGINALPIIFPAVPEKSARIRFFITSEHTEDQIRRAVETTASELDAMRADGTAVDRLIKATR from the coding sequence ATGGGCGCTGATGATCGCGCCAAGCTGATGGACAGCTTGAAAGCCAACCGCCGTTCTGCGCGTGGACGGGCGACGTCTTCGTCGGCGCGTCCACAAGCGGCAGCCCCGAAGCGCAAGGTCTATGACTTCAAGGAGCTGCCGCAGGTCAAGCAATTGCAGATGCACAGAGCTGCGGCAGACATGATGGGGATCGAAAATCCGTTTTTCCGGCCTCACGACGGGCTGGCAGCGGGTACAAGCGTCATCAACGGCAGCAACTACGACAATTTTGCTTCTTACAACTACCTCGGCCTGAACGGGCACACCAAGGTCAACGAAGCCGCAAAGGCCTATGTCGACAAATTCGGCACGAGCGTTTCCGCAAGCCGTATTGTTGCCGGCGAGCGCCCTTTCCACGCAGAACTGGAAGCAGCGCTGGCGAGGATCCACGGTGTGGAATCGTCGATCGTCATGGTGTCCGGTCATGCCACCAACGTCACGACGATCGGCCATTTGGTCCACAAGGGTGATCTGGTCCTGACAGACTCTTTCGTGCACAACTCGATTGCCGAAGGTGTTCGCCTGTCCGGCGCGACCCGCATGAACTTCCCTCATGATGATCTTGATGCTCTGGAAAAGATGCTCGCAGATCATCGACACAAATTCGACAAGGTGCTTGTTGTTGTGGAAGGTCTCTATTCGATGGATGGAGATTTCCCGGACCTGAAGCGGGTCGTGAAGCTCAAACAGGCTTATGACGCCTGGCTGATGGTCGACGAAGCACATTCCATCGGTGTCCTCGGCAAGACCGGCAAGGGCATCGCCGAGCATTTCGGAATAGACCCGACTGAAGTCGAGATCTGGATGGGGACGCTGTCCAAGACCTTCTCATCCTGCGGTGGCTATATCGCCGGATCCAAGGTCCTGTGCGACTACCTCAAAGTGTCTGCGCCGGGTTTCGTGTTTTCCGTTGGACTTTCCGCCGCGCTCGCAGGCGCTGCCATTGCGTCTGCCGAACTGCTCGAGCAGGAACCTGAGCGAGTCGCAAAGCTTCAGAAGAACGGAGCACTCTTTCTGGAGCTCGCGAAGGAAGCCGGACTGAACACTGGCCCCAGTGCCGGCTACGCGGTGGTTCCGGTCATTGTCGGCGATTCTGCAAGTGCCGCAACACTTTCCAATCGTTTGCTCGCAAAGGGAATCAATGCCCTGCCGATCATTTTCCCGGCCGTGCCTGAAAAATCAGCGCGCATTCGGTTCTTCATTACGAGCGAACATACCGAAGACCAGATTCGGCGTGCTGTAGAGACAACGGCTTCCGAACTCGACGCCATGCGCGCGGACGGAACTGCCGTCGACAGGCTTATCAAGGCTACGCGCTAA